AAGAACACGCAGGCTAAAGAAACGAAGGTTCGAATCGACGTCGAGCTGCCGCAGCGTGACGGCTCGATTGTCCTTTTCGAATTCTGCCGGATCCGTAAAGGAAAGGTCACATCACTTTTTCTAGATGGACAAGCATCCAAGCAGGCAGAATTCGATTCGCTTCTTGGTCCGATGGAACCATTCCTCAGCATCTTCATTCCAGGGTATTTCGGAACGATCGCCGTATCGGAGCCGGCCAAAGCACGCAACATGCTGGTGTCGAGCTTCCGAAGCTTAATCAAACGGACGTCGTTGCGAAGCTGAATGAAGACGATCAGGTGAGAATCGAAGCGCTGGATATGGTGAATCCGGAGCATACGTTGAGAAATTTGCGAGCGGAGATCAGTGAACTCGACAAGTTTCTCGAAAACGTACAAGGGAAGATAGACTACCTGCGAATCAGCAGCATGCTGGACGTCC
Above is a window of Paenibacillus rhizovicinus DNA encoding:
- a CDS encoding AAA family ATPase, with the translated sequence MNVLSTEISGFKLHRSMRSFTFGKVNRIGGGNRKGKTTISEAIAWCFYGCDLTGKTKEVFDRLKNTQAKETKVRIDVELPQRDGSIVLFEFCRIRKGKVTSLFLDGQASKQAEFDSLLGPMEPFLSIFIPGYFGTIAVSEPAKARNMLVSSFRSLIKRTSLRS